One genomic segment of Helianthus annuus cultivar XRQ/B chromosome 14, HanXRQr2.0-SUNRISE, whole genome shotgun sequence includes these proteins:
- the LOC110904725 gene encoding rRNA biogenesis protein RRP5 encodes MGKPSKKSFNKKPEDKLKTFQKPSKKSFKPPPKVNNASKDSLSIQLEDDAPDFPRGGQSSLSRAEVDKVRADVDKEFEKENIVLKKTKKDRKKNLTRSTDDDLGSLFADGNSGKIPRFANKITLKNVTPGMKLWGVISEVNEKDLVVSLPGGLRGLVRASEAIDPLLHEDMKAGTEGDVLSAVYTVGQLVSCIVLQVDGDKKEKGMHRIWLSLRLALLHSSFSLDVLQEGMVISAYVKSIEDHGYMLHFGVTSFTGFMQKSSKDSKMVVVGKLVQGVVKSIDKIRKVVNLSSDSDEVAKCVTKDLKGIPFNLLVPGMMVNASVRSTLENGIMLSFLTFFTGTVDIFHLGKTLPGSKWKDEYTQNKKVNARILFVDPSTRAVGLTLNPHLVQNNAPPSLVKVGDIFDDSKVVRVDKGLGLLLEIPSAPIPTPAYVNVSDLSDKEVKKWEKSFKEGSLVRVRVSGFRSLEGLATGVLKTSAFEGSVFTHSDVRPGMVVKAKVIIVDSFGAIVQFASGVKALCPLRHMSEFEIVKPRKKFQVGAELVFRVLGCKSKRITVTHKKTLVKSKLTVLSSYNDATEGLSTHGWITKVEPHGCFVRFYNGVQGFAPRAELGLDPGSDVSSMYHVEQVVKCRVTSSVPAIKRISLSFLATPARTPEDFEVKLGSLVSGTVERVTPNAIIVDVGIKGYNGIITPEHLADNHGLATIMKSVLKPGYKFEKLLVLDLENHNLILTAKYSIVNAAEPLPADASQVHSPAVVPGYICNIIDTGCFVRFIGRLTGFAPKNRAVDDHRVDLSESFFIGQSVRSNVQEVKKESDRITLSLKQSLCSSTDASFIQEYFILEEKIAKLLHSGNKSSSLKWVKDSPIGNVIEGTVHEVKESGVVISFPKYNDVFGFITHHQCGGSTVDIGSTVKAAVLDLAKMDRLVDLSLKAEFVNRYTENTGSKTPKKMRKRSAHKDLEVNQIVDAVVEIVKENYLVLSIPDANYALGYASIYDYNTQAFPPKQFVNGQRVSASVKALPDSSTADRLLLLLEAGDTSSAKRAKKKSSYDVGTSVQAEITEIKPLELKLKFGSGLHGRIHITEASDGNVSENPFSNYKIGQALTAKIVSKSKVEKSSNIRFELSIKPSVLADKSVACASQDFSYSVGQNVTGFVYKVDKDWAWITITRDIRAQLYILDSASDPVELQDFQNRYPIGKRVSGYILTTYKDKRLLRVILHPLGGLTDDSETVTSHVSEGAIIGGRISKILPGVSGLIVQIDPRLSGKVHFTELTDSWISNPLSGYHEGQFVKCKVLGIGRSGTGSVHVDLSLRSSGSNRYEKIEDLKSDMVIEGYVKNVTPKGCFIMLSRKLDAKILISNLSDDFVSNLEEEFPIGKLVTGRVLSLEPLSKRIEVSLRKTSGSKETKGDGDFSSLHVGDIVSGRVKRVESYGLFITIDQSKSVGLCHVSELPEDNVDNLETKYKVHECVKAKVLKIDEERRRISLGMKASYFDTDVGTGTPANHGSDSINENNSESDEETPFEVQEPLILPGNGNHPMLAEVESRASVLPLDVSLDETEDSPMDDVGAQSPEALDNVTKTSENKVKRTKKKEMEEREREIRAAEERLLQKDIPRTADDYEKLTRSSPNSSFIWLKYMAFLLSLNEVDKARSIANRALNTINMIEESEKLNVWIAYFNLENEFGNPPEEAVVKVFQRALQVCDPKKIHFALLGMYERTDQNKLADELLEKMIRKFKHSCKVWLRRIQRVLKQNEDMVQSVVKRALICLPKHKHIKFITQTAISEFKSGVPDRGRSLFEGMLREYPKRTDLWSVYLDQEIRLGDEAVIRALFERTICLELPLKKIKFLFKKYLEFEKSKGDEERIEYVKAEALKYLEKTRS; translated from the exons ATGGGTAAACCTTCCAAAAAATCCTTTAACAAGAAACCGGAAGACAAGCTTAAGACATTTCAAAAACCATCTAAAAAGTCATTTAAGCCGCCTCCGAAAGTAAATAACGCATCGAAAGATTCTTTATCGATTCAGCTTGAAGATGATGCCCCTGACTTCCCCAGAG GTGGACAGAGTTCGCTCAGTAGGGCAGAGGTTGATAAAGTTCGCGCAGATGTCGACAAAGAGTTTGAAAAAGAGAATATAGTTTTGAAGAAAACGAAGAAAGATCGAAAGAAAAACTTGACTCGATCAACTGACGATGACTTGGGTTCGCTTTTTGCTGATGGGAATAGTGGGAAAATACCTAGGTTTGCTAATAAGATCACTTTGAAG AATGTTACTCCTGGAATGAAGCTGTGGGGTGTAATATCCGAAGTGAACGAGAAAGATCTCGTAGTTAGTCTTCCAGGAGGCCTTCGCGGTTTAGTTCGTGCTTCCGAAGCAATAGATCCTCTGTTACATGAGGACATGAAAGCG GGCACAGAAGGCGATGTTCTTTCTGCTGTATATACGGTTGGTCAACTGGTTTCATGCATAGTACTTCAAGTAGACGGTGACAAGAAAGAAAAAGGGATGCACCGGATTTGGCTCTCTCTTCGTCTCGCTTTGTTGCATAGTAGTTTCTCTTTGGACGTTCTTCAAGAAGGAATG GTAATTAGTGCATACGTGAAAAGCATTGAAGACCATGGTTACATGCTTCATTTCGGagtaacttcatttactggttttaTGCAAAAAAGCAGCAAAGATTCTAAGATGGTTGTTGTTGGGAAACTTGTTCAAGGAGTTGTAAAGAGCATTGATAAAATTCGTAAAGTTGTTAACCTTAGTTCCGATTCTGATGAGGTGGCCAAATGTGTG ACAAAGGATCTTAAAGGCATTCCGTTTAATCTGCTTGTTCCTGGTATGATGGTTAACGCAAGCGTGCGCTCAACCCTCGAAAATGGCATCATGCTTTCCTTTCTTACCTTCTTTACCGGAACT GTTGATATATTTCATTTGGGTAAAACTCTTCCCGGTTCAAAGTGGAAAGACGAGTACACTCAAAACAAGAAG GTCAATGCTCGGATTCTATTCGTCGATCCATCAACCAGGGCTGTCGGTTTGACCCTGAATCCCCACCTTGTTCAAAATAACGCTCCCCCCTCA CTTGTTAAAGTTGGAGATATATTTGACGACTCAAAAGTGGTTCGAGTTGATAAAGGATTGGGACTGCTTTTGGAAATCCCGTCTGCTCCTATTCCAACTCCAGCATATGTTAAT GTGTCGGATTTATCTGACAAAGAGGTCAAAAAATGGGAAAAAAGCTTCAAGGAAGGAAGCCTTGTTCGTGTGAGAGTTTCTGGTTTTCGGTCTCTGGAGGGTCTTGCCACTGGTGTTTTAAAG ACTAGTGCATTTGAGGGCTCGGTTTTTACTCACTCTGATGTCAGACCGGGAATGGTGGTCAAAGCTAAAGTTATAATCGTTGATAGTTTTGGTGCGATTGTGCAATTTGCTAGTGGTGTGAAGGCGCTCTGCCCTCTTCGTCATATGTCAGAGTTTGAAATTGTAAAACCTAGAAAGAAGTTTCAG GTTGGTGCAGAATTAGTCTTCCGTGTGCTTGGTTGCAAGTCTAAAAGAATTACTGTCACACACAAGAAGACACTT GTAAAGTCAAAGCTTACGGTTCTCAGTTCATATAACGACGCAACCGAAGGATTATCTACTCATGGATGGATAACAAAAGTTGAACCTCATGGTTGTTTTGTTCGGTTTTACAATGGTGTGCAAGGATTTGCTCCGAG AGCTGAGCTTGGACTAGATCCAGGATCCGATGTGAGCTCAATGTATCACGTTGAGCAAGTTGTCAAGTGCAGAGTTACAAGTTCAGTTCCCGCTATAAAGAGGATCAGCCTTAGTTTCTTAGCCACTCCTGcaag GACACCTGAAGATTTTGAAGTCAAACTTGGGAGTCTTGTATCGGGCACCGTTGAACGGGTAACTCCTAATGCTATAATAGTTGATGTTGGTATTAAGGGTTACAACGGAATCATTACTCCGGAACATCTGGCAGATAACCATG GGCTTGCTACTATAATGAAGTCGGTATTGAAGCCGGGGTACAAGTTTGAAAAGCTCTTGGTTTTAG ATCTCGAGAACCACAACTTGATTTTAACTGCCAAATATTCTATTGTTAATGCGGCTGAGCCACTGCCCGCTGATGCCAGTCAGGTTCATTCGCCTGCAGTGGTTCCT GGCTATATCTGTAATATCATTGACACCGGTTGCTTTGTGCGCTTCATCGGCCGCCTAACTGGTTTTGCTCCTAAAAACCGG GCTGTTGATGACCACAGAGTTGATCTTTCTGAATCCTTTTTTATCGGGCAGTCTGTTCGTAGTAACGTACAAGAG GTTAAAAAGGAAAGTGATAGGATAACACTATCCTTGAAGCAATCGTTATGCTCTTCAACAGACGCATCTTTTATCCAGGAATACTTTATCTTGGAGGAAAAG ATTGCTAAGCTGCTTCACTCTGGTAACAAGTCTTCTAGTTTGAAATGGGTGAAAGACTCCCCGATTGGTAATGTGATTGAGGGCACGGTCCACGAAGTAAAAGAATCTGGAGTTGTTATCAGCTTTCCGAAATATAATGACGTGTTCGGGTTTATCACACATCACCAAT GTGGTGGATCAACCGTGGATATCGGTTCAACTGTTAAAGCCGCAGTTCTCGATTTAGCAAAGATGGATCGTCTTGTAGATCTGTCCCTAAAGGCAGAGTTTGTTAACAGATACACAGAGAACACCGGTTCCAAAACTCCCAAAAAG ATGCGCAAAAGGTCAGCACACAAGGACTTGGAGGTGAACCAAATCGTAGATGCAGTGGTCGAAATTGTGAAGGAGAATTATTTG GTTCTTTCGATACCGGATGCTAACTACGCACTGGGATATGCATCTATATATGATTATAACACTCAAGCATTCCCACCGAAACAATTTGTCAATGGACAAAG GGTGAGTGCATCTGTTAAGGCTCTTCCAGATTCTTCAACCGCAGATCGGTTACTGTTGTTGCTTGAGGCCGGAGACACTTCCAGTGCAAAGCGGGCAAAAAAGAAGTCTAGCTATGATGTCGGAACTTCCGTTCAAGCAGag ATTACTGAAATAAAACCGTTAGAGCTTAAATTGAAATTCGGTTCCGGCTTACATGGGCGGATACATATCACCGAG GCGAGCGATGGTAATGTTTCGGAGAACCCGTTTAGTAACTATAAGATCGGGCAGGCACTTACAGCAAAGATCGTGTCTAAATCTAAAGTCGAAAAAAGTAGTAATATTCGGTTCGAGCTGTCCATCAAACCATCTGTGCTTGCAGACAAATCAGTCGCGTGTGCGTCACAAGATTTCAGCTATTCAGTTGGTCAAAACGTAACTGGGTTCGTATACAAAGTTGATAAGGATTGGGCATGGATAACGATAACTCGAGATATACGGGCCCAGCTATATATTCTCGATAGTGCAAGTGACCCCGTTGAGCTTCAAGATTTTCAGAACCGGTATCCCATTGGAAAACGAGTATCCGGATATATTTTAACCACTTACAAAGATAAACGATTGTTGCGGGTAATATTACATCCACTAGGTGGTCTGACAGATGATAGTGAAACTGTCACGTCTCATGTCTCTGAAGGTGCGATTATCGGTGGCAGAATATCTAAAATTCTGCCAGGTGTCAGTGGCTTGATTGTGCAAATCGATCCACGTCTGTCCGGTAAAGTTCATTTTACCGAATTAACAGATTCGTGGATATCGAACCCGTTGTCGGGGTATCACGAAGGGCAGTTTGTCAAATGCAAAGTACTCGGCATCGGTCGTTCTGGAACGGGTTCGGTTCATGTTGATCTGTCTTTGCGCTCGTCTGGAAGTAATCGATACGAAAAGATTGAAGATCTTAAGTCTGATATGGTCATAGAG ggtTATGTTAAGAACGTAACGCCAAAGGGATGTTTTATTATGCTTTCTAGGAAGCTTGATGCGAAAATCCTCATTTCAAACTTGTCTGACGACTTTGTCTCGAACCTCGAAGAAGAGTTTCCTATCGGGAAACTTGTAACTGGCAG GGTGCTCTCTTTGGAACCTCTATCAAAGAGAATTGAAGTTAGTCTTCGGAAAACAAGTGGTTCGAAAGAAACGAAAGGTGATGGTGATTTTAGCAGCCTCCATGTTGGAGATATCGTATCGGGAAGGGTGAAGCGTGTTGAGTCGTATGGTTTGTTTATCACTATCGATCAATCTAAGTCGGTTGGATTGTGCCATGTGTCCGAGCTTCCCGAGGATAATGTTGACAACCTTGAAACGAAGTACAAAGTTCACGAGTGCGTTAAAGCTAAAGTTTTGAAG ATTGATGAAGAAAGACGAAGAATATCTCTAGGGATGAAGGCATCGTATTTCGATACCGATGTTGGAACCGGAACGCCTGCAAATCATGGTTCTGATTCAATCAACGAGAATAATTCCGAATCAGATGAGGAAACGCCTTTCGAGGTCCAGGAGCCATTGATTCTGCCCGGGAACGGGAATCATCCAATGTTAGCGGAAGTGGAATCAAGGGCTTCGGTCCTTCCGCTTGACGTTTCGTTGGATGAAACCGAGGACTCCCCCATGGATGATGTCGGTGCTCAAAGTCCCGAAGCTCTTGATAATGTAACGAAAACGAGTGAGAACAAAGTTAAACGCACCAAGAAGAAAGAGATGGAAGAAAGGGAAAGAGAAATTAGGGCTGCTGAGGAAAGACTATTGCAGAAAGACATACCGAGGACCGCCGATGACTACGAAAAGTTGACCAGAAGCTCCCCAAATAGCAGCTTTATCTGGCTTAAGTACATGGCGTTTTTACTCTCCTTGAACGAAGTTGACAAGGCTCGATCAATCGCCAATAG GGCTCTGAACACAATCAACATGATAGAAGAGTCGGAGAAGCTAAATGTTTGGATTGCTTACTTCAATTTAGAAAATGAATTTGGAAACCCCCCAGAG GAGGCTGTTGTAAAAGTATTTCAAAGAGCATTGCAGGTGTGTGACCCTAAAAAAATACATTTTGCACTGCTAGGGATGTACGAGAGGACCGATCAAAATAAATTGGCAGACGAGCTTCTTGAAAAGATGATCAGAAAGTTTAAGCATTCATGCAAG GTCTGGTTAAGGCGGATTCAGAGAGTATTAAAGCAAAATGAGGATATGGTTCAGTCAGTTGTGAAACGTGCTCTCATATGTCTTCCAAAACACAAACATATTAAGTTCATCACACAAACAGCAATATCGGAGTTCAAGAGTGGAGTTCCGGATAGAGGAAGGTCGTTGTTTGAAGGAATGCTTCGTGAGTACCCGAAACGGACAGACTTATGGAGCGTTTACCTGGACCAA GAGATCCGGCTTGGTGATGAGGCTGTGATTCGTGCTCTATTCGAGAGAACCATATGTCTAGAACTGCCACTCAAGAAAATTAAG TTTTTGTTTAAAAAGTATCTTGAATTTGAAAAGTCGAAAGGAGATgaagaaagaattgaatatgtaAAGGCAGAGGCGCTTAAATATCTTGAGAAAACCCGTTCTTAA
- the LOC110906209 gene encoding protein ALP1-like, with product MGPTRGSKSKKKSTTTLSTPPLIHSQPSDWWHDFSKRFHGDLKKSTDSQSFESMFKMSTKTFDYITSFVNEEMSASNKNYIDLNGNQLNLYDMVGVALRRLGSGDSLSTVGTSLNLHQTTVAGLTKRFVDALVEKTHSHIYWPSTELEMEDVKSKFEKIGGLPNCCGAIGTTHILMRLLNVECSTNAWCDRENNQSMVLSAIVDPTLRFRDISGGWPGSLTDEYIFKESAFLELCKDGVRLNGKQRQLSEGNEIHEYIVGNSGFPLLKWMLTPYQGDQLGDYEMKFNEMLFKTQMVTNEAFVKLKENWKILKGELWRPDKNRLPLIITACCILHNILIDMEDEVQETLVFSGGHDLDYRPVFCDADDDDQVGAVLREKICRYLSFRENDGMHHSSAA from the exons ATGGGCCCCACTAGAGGTTCCAAATCGAAAAAGAAGTCTACTACCACCCTCTCTACTCCGCCGTTAATTCACTCTCAACCCTCCGATTGGTGGCATGATTTCTCCAAAAGGTTTCATG GGGACTTAAAAAAGTCAACGGATTCACAAAGTTTCGAATCCATGTTCAAGATGTCAACCAAAACATTTGACTATATCACTTCATTTGTCAACGAAGAAATGTCGGCCAGTAACAAAAACTACATTGACCTCAACGGAAACCAGTTGAATCTATATGACATGGTTGGTGTTGCTCTAAGACGGTTAGGCTCCGGTGATTCTTTATCAACGGTTGGAACTTcactcaaccttcaccaaacCACCGTTGCTGGGCTAACCAAAAGGTTCGTGGATGCCTTGGTAGAAAAAACTCACTCTCATATCTACTGGCCTTCAACTGAACTCGAGATGGAGGACGTAAAGTCTAAATTCGAGAAAATTGGGGGACTCCCGAATTGTTGTGGCGCAATCGGCACCACCCACATTTTGATGCGTTTGTTAAACGTCGAATGCTCAACCAACGCTTGGTGTGACCGAGAGAATAACCAATCCATGGTTTTATCAGCGATCGTGGACCCCACTTTGAGGTTCCGTGACATCAGCGGCGGGTGGCCTGGAAGTTTGACTGATGAGTATATCTTTAAGGAGTCAGCATTTTTGGAATTATGCAAAGACGGGGTTAGACTAAACGGGAAACAAAGACAACTTTCGGAAGGAAACGAAATACATGAGTATATTGTTGGTAATTCGGGTTTCCCGTTGCTTAAATGGATGCTAACTCCGTATCAGGGTGACCAACTTGGCgattatgaaatgaaattcaaTGAGATGTTGTTTAAAACACAAATGGTGACGAACGAAGCGTTTGTGAAGCTGAAAGAGAACTGGAAGATCCTTAAAGGAGAATTGTGGAGGCCTGATAAAAACAGATTACCGTTGATTATTACTGCGTGTTGCATACTGCATAATATACTTATTGATATGGAAGATGAAGTTCAAGAGACGCTCGTGTTTTCAGGCGGTCATGATTTGGATTATCGTCCTGTGTTTTGTGATGCGGATGATGATGATCAAGTTGGTGCGGTTTTGAGGGAGAAGATCTGTCGTTATCTTTCCTTTCGGGAAAACGATGGCATGCATCACAGTTCTGCAGCTTGA
- the LOC110904723 gene encoding uncharacterized protein LOC110904723 gives MGTRNFDVKKLLNDRKFWFASFLIAWAAALQGHMMWLQRQDSFKQKFGTLDDHDTDDRHDSTPI, from the exons ATGGGAACTCGAAATTTTGACGTGAAGAAGCTGTTAAACGACAGGAAATTCTGGTTCGCTTCGTTCTTAATCGCGTGGGCTGCTGCTTTACAG GGGCATATGATGTGGTTACAGAGGCAAGATTCATTTAAGCAGAAGTTTGGAACCCTAGATGATCACGATACTGACGATCGACATGATTCTACTCCAATTTGA